One part of the Actinomyces howellii genome encodes these proteins:
- a CDS encoding YebC/PmpR family DNA-binding transcriptional regulator produces the protein MSGHSKWATTKHKKAVIDAKRGKLFARLIKNIEVAARTGGGDPAGNPTLYDAIQKAKKNSVPADNITRAVKRGSGEEAGGADWQTIMYEGYGPAGVAFLVECLTDNRNRAASDVRVAFTRTGGSLADPGSVAYNFSRKGVIEVAAADGVDEDSILLAVLDAGAEEVVEGPESFEIICEPTDLVAVRTALTDAGMDYESAESQFVAATKVEVDVEGARRVMRLIDALEDLDDVQNVYTSVEVSAEVAAALDQDD, from the coding sequence ATGTCGGGTCACTCCAAGTGGGCCACCACCAAGCACAAGAAGGCGGTTATCGACGCCAAGCGCGGCAAGCTCTTCGCCCGTCTCATCAAGAACATCGAGGTCGCCGCGCGCACCGGGGGAGGCGACCCGGCGGGCAACCCGACCCTCTATGACGCCATCCAGAAGGCCAAGAAGAACTCCGTGCCCGCCGACAACATCACGCGCGCGGTCAAGCGCGGCAGCGGCGAGGAGGCCGGCGGCGCCGACTGGCAGACCATCATGTACGAGGGCTACGGACCGGCCGGTGTGGCCTTCCTCGTGGAGTGCCTCACGGACAACCGCAACCGCGCCGCCTCCGACGTGCGCGTCGCCTTCACCCGGACCGGCGGGTCGCTCGCCGACCCGGGGTCGGTCGCCTACAACTTCTCCCGCAAGGGCGTCATCGAGGTCGCGGCGGCCGACGGCGTCGACGAGGACTCCATCCTCCTGGCGGTCCTGGACGCCGGTGCCGAGGAGGTCGTCGAGGGACCGGAGTCCTTCGAGATCATCTGCGAGCCCACCGACCTCGTCGCGGTGCGCACGGCGCTGACCGACGCGGGCATGGACTACGAGTCCGCGGAGTCCCAGTTCGTGGCCGCCACCAAGGTCGAGGTCGACGTGGAGGGCGCCCGCCGGGTCATGCGCCTCATCGACGCCCTCGAGGACCTCGACGACGTCCAGAACGTCTACACCTCCGTCGAGGTCTCCGCCGAGGTCGCCGCGGCGCTCGACCAGGACGACTGA
- a CDS encoding crossover junction endodeoxyribonuclease RuvC, which yields MTTVAPHASARSRGAVVAEQRVLGVDPGLTRCGLGCVDVDPRRRARLVEVGVVRTPPGQSPELRLLTIAQALEDWIARLGPTSLSVERVFAQDNLRSVIGVAQVMGVVMVAGARAGIEVAQHTPSEAKAAVTGSGTADKAQVQTMVRRILGLDALPRPADAADALAQAICHGWRGGGTGPDGATDMVSAGGAVRVSARTPAQRQWAAAQAAARRHGAVDPRRRR from the coding sequence ATGACGACCGTGGCGCCTCATGCCTCCGCACGGTCCCGGGGCGCGGTCGTCGCCGAGCAGCGGGTGCTCGGGGTCGACCCCGGGCTGACCCGCTGCGGCCTGGGCTGCGTCGACGTCGACCCGCGCCGTCGAGCCCGGCTCGTCGAGGTCGGGGTCGTGAGGACCCCTCCCGGCCAGAGTCCCGAGCTGCGGCTGCTCACCATCGCCCAGGCCCTCGAGGACTGGATCGCCAGGCTGGGACCCACGAGCCTGTCGGTCGAGCGGGTCTTCGCCCAGGACAACCTGCGCTCGGTCATCGGCGTCGCCCAGGTCATGGGAGTGGTCATGGTCGCGGGAGCCCGGGCAGGCATCGAGGTCGCCCAGCACACCCCCTCCGAGGCCAAGGCCGCGGTCACCGGGTCGGGGACCGCCGACAAGGCGCAGGTCCAGACGATGGTGCGACGGATCCTGGGCCTGGACGCCCTGCCCCGGCCCGCTGACGCCGCCGACGCCCTGGCACAGGCCATCTGCCACGGCTGGCGCGGCGGGGGCACCGGCCCCGACGGCGCGACCGACATGGTCTCGGCGGGCGGAGCGGTGCGGGTCAGCGCCCGCACCCCCGCCCAGCGGCAGTGGGCCGCCGCGCAGGCGGCCGCGCGCCGGCACGGCGCGGTCGACCCGCGCCGACGCCGCTGA
- the ruvA gene encoding Holliday junction branch migration protein RuvA, with the protein MISSLRGPVLDVGLSSATIEVGGVGLSFQATPATLAGLRAGQEGTVSTELVVREDSLTLFGFADADERHCFRVLMGAKGVGAKLALAVLAVHTPDALRRAVASQDVAALTRVPGLGPKGAQRVIIDVGDRLGPEAGSAPGPQTAPFAPGGPGPHPDVVAALVQLGWNEATATRAVAEVEAGRAPDEPGLSVPELLRAALRVLGGGRRG; encoded by the coding sequence ATGATCAGCTCACTGCGCGGACCCGTGCTCGACGTCGGACTGAGCAGCGCCACCATCGAGGTCGGCGGTGTCGGGCTGTCCTTCCAGGCGACCCCGGCCACCCTGGCAGGCCTGCGGGCCGGCCAGGAGGGCACGGTGAGCACCGAGCTCGTCGTACGGGAGGACTCCCTGACCCTGTTCGGCTTCGCCGACGCCGACGAGCGCCACTGCTTCCGGGTGCTCATGGGCGCCAAGGGCGTGGGGGCCAAGCTCGCCCTGGCGGTGCTGGCCGTCCACACCCCCGACGCGCTGCGCCGCGCCGTCGCCTCCCAGGACGTCGCCGCGCTCACGCGGGTACCGGGCCTGGGACCCAAGGGCGCCCAGCGGGTCATCATCGACGTCGGCGACCGCCTCGGGCCGGAGGCCGGGTCGGCGCCCGGACCGCAGACGGCCCCGTTCGCCCCCGGCGGTCCCGGACCCCACCCTGACGTCGTGGCCGCGCTCGTGCAGCTGGGCTGGAACGAGGCGACCGCCACCCGGGCGGTCGCCGAGGTCGAGGCCGGGCGCGCCCCTGACGAGCCGGGCCTGAGCGTTCCCGAGCTCCTGCGTGCCGCGCTGCGCGTGCTGGGAGGCGGCCGACGTGGCTGA
- the ruvB gene encoding Holliday junction branch migration DNA helicase RuvB — MAEDAGARVVAPGAEETERAAEAALRPKRLEDFVGQQVVRGQLSVVLRAALSRGATPDHVLLSGPPGLGKTTLAMIIAAEVDGALRLTSGPAIQHAGDLAAILSSLEEGDVLFIDEIHRLARTAEEMLYLAMEDYRVDVIVGKGPGATSIPLALPPFTVVGATTRAGLLPAPLRDRFGFTGHLEYYGPEELGRIINRSARLLGVSVDEAAAAELARRSRGTPRIANRLLRRVQDWAQVHGTPGRLDIEAARGALEVFEVDDLGLDRLDRSVLEALCTRFAGAPVGLTTLAVSVGEEPETIETVAEPYLFREGLIVRTPRGRQATAAAFAHLGLAAPEDGALFT, encoded by the coding sequence GTGGCTGAGGACGCCGGCGCCCGGGTCGTGGCCCCGGGCGCGGAGGAGACCGAGCGCGCAGCCGAGGCCGCCCTGCGCCCCAAGCGCCTCGAGGACTTCGTCGGCCAGCAGGTCGTGCGGGGCCAGCTCTCAGTGGTCCTGCGCGCCGCGCTGTCGCGCGGCGCCACCCCCGACCACGTCCTGCTCTCCGGTCCCCCCGGGCTGGGCAAGACGACCCTGGCCATGATCATCGCGGCCGAGGTCGACGGCGCGCTGCGCCTGACCTCAGGGCCGGCCATCCAGCACGCCGGGGACCTGGCCGCCATCCTGTCCTCCCTGGAGGAGGGCGACGTGCTGTTCATCGACGAGATCCACCGCCTGGCGCGCACGGCCGAGGAGATGCTCTACCTCGCGATGGAGGACTACCGGGTCGACGTCATCGTCGGCAAGGGGCCCGGAGCCACATCCATCCCCCTGGCCCTGCCCCCCTTCACGGTCGTGGGGGCCACGACCCGGGCCGGGCTGCTTCCCGCCCCGCTGCGCGACCGCTTCGGCTTCACCGGCCACCTCGAGTACTACGGCCCCGAGGAGCTGGGCCGCATCATCAACCGCTCCGCCAGGCTCCTGGGGGTGTCGGTCGACGAGGCCGCGGCGGCCGAGCTCGCACGGCGCTCCCGCGGCACGCCCAGGATCGCCAACCGCCTCCTGCGGCGCGTCCAGGACTGGGCCCAGGTGCACGGCACCCCAGGCAGGCTCGACATCGAGGCCGCCCGCGGCGCCCTTGAGGTCTTCGAGGTCGACGACCTGGGCCTGGACCGCTTGGACCGCTCTGTGCTCGAGGCCCTGTGCACCCGTTTCGCGGGAGCCCCGGTGGGCCTGACCACCCTGGCGGTCAGCGTGGGGGAGGAGCCCGAGACCATCGAGACCGTCGCCGAGCCCTACCTCTTCCGGGAGGGCCTCATCGTGCGGACCCCCCGTGGCCGCCAGGCCACGGCCGCGGCCTTCGCCCACCTGGGCCTGGCCGCCCCCGAGGACGGCGCGCTCTTCACCTGA
- a CDS encoding preprotein translocase subunit YajC, giving the protein MIIMIIVMLVAFWLMSRFARKQQARMIAEQERRTEEALVPGTWVRTRAGFYGTVVEVDGDVVTLATPLGDESLWAKNTIVGAEEPPFASTQDEEDDGADGADGADSDQDPDPAGDKA; this is encoded by the coding sequence ATGATCATCATGATCATCGTTATGCTCGTGGCCTTCTGGCTCATGTCGCGCTTCGCGCGCAAGCAGCAGGCCAGGATGATCGCCGAGCAGGAGCGGCGCACGGAGGAGGCCCTTGTGCCGGGCACCTGGGTGCGCACCCGGGCGGGCTTCTACGGCACGGTCGTCGAGGTCGACGGCGACGTGGTGACCTTGGCCACTCCTCTGGGAGACGAGTCCCTGTGGGCGAAGAACACGATCGTCGGTGCCGAGGAGCCCCCCTTCGCCTCGACCCAGGACGAGGAGGACGACGGCGCTGACGGCGCTGACGGCGCTGACAGCGACCAGGACCCTGACCCCGCCGGCGACAAGGCCTGA
- the secD gene encoding protein translocase subunit SecD, with translation MMLLILAMGFGALAYGAASGRTSLTPGLALDLEGGTQIILTPTTSDGSEITNEDVDQAIEIIRQRVDATGVAEAQISRQGGQNIVVSLPGTPSEETLELVRTSAVLYFRPVLRIIQGSAAQIATAQNEYVASAQASAQASVPATQDPAAAATQDPAAAATQDPAAVPTELSTVTPEQVATTSADLNGDGTISPDPLAATSEDSSSDSWISEQLIYDAYMTDCTSQEALAGQAQDPTKAVISCAKDGSGTVYLLGPADIAGTDIETATSGLETTSQGQTTNNWVVSVEFNDKGTAQFAEVSKRLLSYRDAAAAASTSTTGATSTDAQKAQFAIVLDGLTIMSSGFNSSVTAPITDGRVQISGGFNQASANTLANQLSFGSLPLTFTVQSEQQISATLGTEQLRNGLLAGLVGFALIIVYLAWQYRGLSVVAVASLVIAAATTYLAIALLSWTMGYRLSLAGVAGLIIAIGITVDSFIIYFERVRDEVRLGRTLVVAVDEGWKHARQTIIVSDAVNLVAAVVLYYLAVGGVQGFAFTLGVTTVVDLAVIVLFTHPLMVWILRLRFFGEGHRLSGLDPEHLGARSASTYGKGREAAISAVAGSLARRKAEDRRRAGADPGEPGEDGLDAEDRRRAGADPGEPGEDGLDAEDLEDVEHVEHDETPTRSQAQSDSSTPSGKDGEDR, from the coding sequence ATGATGCTGCTCATCCTCGCGATGGGCTTCGGGGCCCTCGCCTACGGCGCAGCCTCCGGCCGCACCTCGCTGACCCCGGGCCTCGCCCTCGACCTGGAGGGCGGGACGCAGATCATCCTGACGCCGACGACCTCCGACGGCTCGGAGATCACCAACGAGGACGTCGACCAGGCCATCGAGATCATCCGCCAGCGCGTGGACGCCACCGGTGTAGCGGAGGCGCAGATCTCCCGCCAGGGAGGCCAGAACATCGTCGTGTCGCTGCCGGGCACGCCGAGCGAGGAGACCCTCGAGCTCGTGCGTACCTCCGCGGTGCTCTACTTCCGCCCGGTCCTGCGCATCATCCAGGGCAGCGCGGCGCAGATCGCCACCGCGCAGAACGAGTACGTCGCCTCCGCCCAGGCCTCTGCCCAGGCCTCGGTTCCGGCCACGCAGGACCCGGCTGCGGCGGCGACCCAGGACCCGGCCGCGGCGGCGACCCAGGACCCGGCCGCCGTTCCCACCGAGCTGAGCACCGTCACCCCCGAGCAGGTCGCGACGACCTCTGCCGACCTCAACGGCGACGGGACGATCAGCCCTGACCCGCTGGCGGCCACGAGTGAGGACAGCTCCTCGGACTCCTGGATCTCCGAGCAGCTCATCTACGACGCCTACATGACCGACTGCACCTCCCAGGAGGCCCTGGCCGGCCAGGCCCAGGACCCCACGAAGGCGGTCATCTCCTGCGCCAAGGACGGCTCGGGCACGGTCTACCTCCTGGGCCCGGCCGACATCGCCGGCACCGACATCGAGACGGCGACCTCCGGCCTGGAGACCACGAGCCAGGGACAGACGACGAACAACTGGGTCGTCTCCGTGGAGTTCAACGACAAGGGCACCGCGCAGTTCGCCGAGGTCTCCAAGCGTCTCCTGTCCTACCGGGACGCCGCGGCGGCCGCGAGCACCTCGACCACCGGCGCGACGTCGACGGACGCGCAGAAGGCCCAGTTCGCCATCGTCCTGGACGGCCTGACGATCATGTCCTCCGGCTTCAACTCCAGCGTCACCGCTCCGATCACCGACGGCCGCGTCCAGATCAGCGGCGGCTTCAACCAGGCCAGCGCCAACACCCTGGCCAACCAGCTGTCCTTCGGCTCCCTGCCGCTGACCTTCACCGTCCAGTCCGAGCAGCAGATCTCCGCGACCCTGGGCACCGAGCAGCTGCGCAACGGGCTGCTCGCCGGGCTCGTCGGCTTCGCGCTCATCATCGTCTACCTCGCCTGGCAGTACCGGGGGCTGAGCGTCGTCGCGGTGGCCTCCCTCGTCATCGCGGCCGCGACGACCTACCTGGCGATCGCCCTGCTCAGCTGGACGATGGGCTACCGCCTGTCGCTGGCCGGGGTGGCCGGTCTCATCATCGCCATCGGCATTACGGTGGACTCCTTCATCATCTACTTCGAGCGCGTGCGCGACGAGGTCCGTCTGGGGCGCACCCTCGTCGTCGCGGTCGACGAGGGCTGGAAGCACGCCCGGCAGACGATCATCGTCTCCGACGCCGTCAACCTCGTGGCCGCCGTCGTCCTGTACTACCTCGCGGTGGGCGGGGTCCAGGGCTTCGCCTTCACCCTGGGGGTGACCACCGTCGTCGACCTGGCGGTCATCGTCCTGTTCACCCACCCGCTCATGGTGTGGATTCTGCGCCTGCGCTTCTTCGGCGAGGGTCACAGGCTCTCGGGACTCGACCCGGAGCACCTGGGCGCCCGCTCGGCCTCGACCTACGGCAAGGGCCGTGAGGCGGCCATCAGCGCGGTGGCCGGTTCCCTGGCCCGACGCAAGGCCGAGGACCGCCGGAGGGCCGGTGCCGACCCGGGTGAGCCCGGCGAGGACGGTCTCGATGCCGAGGACCGCCGGAGGGCCGGTGCCGACCCGGGTGAGCCCGGCGAGGACGGTCTCGATGCCGAGGACCTCGAGGACGTCGAGCACGTCGAGCACGACGAGACCCCGACCCGCTCGCAGGCCCAGTCAGACTCCTCCACCCCGAGCGGAAAGGACGGTGAGGACCGGTGA